Proteins from one Gibbsiella quercinecans genomic window:
- a CDS encoding ATP-binding cassette domain-containing protein translates to MPHFLTTDCAIIHSPQDVYTFGYTLSRVKKRVNIVDTLKKSQSPHHSCSNHKQELLWNRTVIPPKKQSIQPVLQRFARAGLIFGDRERRSIQSVAPEVELSERYLNFKISNLSGGNQQKALIARALLTGAETLLLFDPTRGVDVGTKEIIYQAINRFAAKGGAVLVYSTDLAELQALVDRCLIMYSGRIVADLPREQLDEGEMVGFMTGNRAG, encoded by the coding sequence TTGCCCCATTTTTTAACCACTGACTGCGCCATAATTCATTCTCCACAAGATGTATATACGTTTGGATATACATTAAGCCGGGTTAAAAAAAGAGTCAACATTGTTGATACACTGAAAAAATCACAATCTCCGCACCACAGCTGCTCTAATCACAAACAGGAGCTGTTATGGAACAGAACGGTAATCCCCCCAAAAAAGCAGAGTATTCAACCGGTTTTGCAACGTTTTGCCCGCGCGGGGCTGATTTTTGGCGATCGCGAGCGGCGATCGATCCAAAGCGTCGCGCCCGAAGTGGAACTGAGCGAGCGCTATTTGAACTTCAAAATCAGCAACCTTTCCGGCGGCAATCAGCAAAAGGCGTTGATTGCCCGCGCCCTATTGACCGGCGCAGAAACGCTGCTGCTGTTTGATCCCACCCGTGGCGTTGACGTGGGCACCAAAGAGATCATCTACCAGGCGATCAATCGCTTTGCCGCTAAAGGCGGGGCGGTGCTGGTGTATTCCACGGATCTGGCCGAATTACAGGCGCTGGTGGATCGCTGCCTGATCATGTATAGCGGGCGGATCGTCGCCGATCTGCCGCGGGAGCAGCTTGATGAAGGGGAGATGGTCGGCTTTATGACCGGTAACCGTGCAGGCTAA
- a CDS encoding AbrB/MazE/SpoVT family DNA-binding domain-containing protein, whose amino-acid sequence MAQSVVKKWGNSPSVRLPAAIMKAAALNVDDTVDIVVENGRIVIVPVRAKEYSLDALLVGITDENLHEKVDFGGPVGKELI is encoded by the coding sequence ATGGCGCAGTCAGTGGTTAAAAAATGGGGCAATAGCCCATCTGTAAGGTTGCCAGCGGCGATTATGAAAGCAGCAGCGCTGAATGTTGATGATACTGTGGATATTGTCGTAGAAAATGGCCGTATTGTGATCGTTCCGGTACGAGCGAAAGAGTATTCGTTAGATGCGTTGTTAGTTGGAATAACTGATGAAAATCTGCATGAGAAAGTGGATTTTGGTGGACCGGTTGGGAAGGAATTGATCTAA
- the mazF gene encoding endoribonuclease MazF codes for MVSRFVPDAGDLIWLDFDPVEGHEQGGRRPAVVLSPFAYNNKVGLLLCVPCTTKAKDYPFEVEIAGDRDGVALADQVTCIDWRARKVAKKGIVSAAELADIRAKAKALIG; via the coding sequence ATGGTATCGCGTTTTGTACCTGATGCCGGTGATTTAATCTGGCTAGACTTCGATCCGGTAGAAGGGCATGAGCAGGGCGGACGCCGACCAGCTGTTGTCTTGTCACCTTTTGCCTACAACAACAAGGTTGGGCTATTGCTGTGCGTTCCATGCACGACAAAGGCTAAGGATTATCCATTTGAGGTGGAAATCGCGGGTGATAGGGACGGCGTGGCACTGGCGGATCAGGTGACATGCATAGACTGGCGGGCAAGGAAGGTTGCCAAAAAAGGGATAGTCAGTGCTGCCGAACTTGCAGATATCAGGG